Proteins co-encoded in one Plasmodium sp. gorilla clade G2 genome assembly, chromosome: 9 genomic window:
- a CDS encoding zinc binding protein, putative, producing the protein MARSKVKKVKPRKKKPLKLDKQFNCPFCSYKKSVDIKLHRSKGIGELACLKCGVKYVNQITSLDECIDVYSEWVDKCLEANKKGCNEFFYNDDLLSLNNLEDKDILDQTIE; encoded by the exons ATGGCTAGGAGTAAAGTGAAGAAAGTAAAAccgagaaaaaaaaaaccattAAAACTGGATAAACAATTTAATTGTCCTTTTTGTAGTTATAAAAAATCAGTTGATATAAAACT gCATAGGTCCAAAGGAATTGGAGAATTAGCTTGTCTAAAATGTGGTGTTAAATATGTTAATCAAATAACAAGCTTAGATGAATGTATAGATGTTTATAGCGAATGGGTTGATAAATGTCTTGAAGCTAATAAAAAAGGATGTAacgaatttttttataatgatgatttgctatcattaaataatttagaaGATAAAGATATTCTCGATCAAACAAtcgaataa
- a CDS encoding transporter, putative, with protein MSSDMSKENISQLKYEGESGKDLKINKWIVLVLYAIVASVATFVHAGFSGWQPIIYKTGAFSELCKEGDEVQIFKVDENISYNSCGNRDAAINNLFTLSFFLHFFLSSMSGFILDTFGEKVCFLCGQIILALAFFSLAVLKFSYVWYIFFFLLGVSADLSFIPLLKISKYFPGQESLIFGILGSARSTGFAVGLLLKIAFFYLFKFGDNEFYILCVIYLCTCILFSFLVGIFIMPGKNTNNKLSLQGQDNIQINSERATGSSMTDKNKNNINNNNNSNNNNGIYEEMENLESGRRSSINMSERNISSKQQVNNTSLFDYIKSLWTHPQKWEYLITVFICSSSMIRFDYFIKTNRSFFMTSAYDLTTVFSLSTVLSFLPSPLFGYISGKLGSIYGILINNLFVLLTYVCVLFNPIFFKYMAIFLFFFFISFAFSCFYCYVDEKYSKEHFGKLCGIMFAVSAICLSINFYLTYLTDVVYAKLGEYKHMPVTYGLNVLGLVSLMGCIYLKVSEKKKAKN; from the coding sequence ATGTCGTCAGATATGTCAAAGGAAAACATTTCACAACTAAAATATGAAGGAGAATCAGGGAAGGATctaaaaattaataagtGGATTGTATTAGTTTTATATGCCATAGTAGCTTCAGTTGCTACATTTGTTCATGCTGGATTCAGTGGATGGCAACCTATAATTTACAAAACGGGTGCTTTTTCTGAATTATGTAAGGAAGGAGATGAAGTGCAAATATTTAAAGTAGATGagaatatatcatataattcatGTGGTAATAGAGATGCAgctataaataatttatttactttatcattctttttacattttttcttatcatcAATGAGTGGATTTATTTTAGATACATTTGGAGAGAAAGTATGTTTCTTATGTGGACAAATTATATTAGCTTTagcttttttttcattagcagtattaaaattttcatatgtatggtatatattctttttcttattgGGTGTATCAGCTGATTTGTCTTTTATacctttattaaaaatatctaAATATTTTCCTGGACAAGAATCTTTAATATTTGGAATTTTGGGTTCTGCTAGATCTACTGGTTTTGCTGTaggtttattattaaaaattgctttcttctatttatttaaatttggTGATAATgagttttatatattatgtgtaaTTTATTTATGCACATGTATATTATTCTCATTTCTTGTgggtatatttattatgccTGGAAAGAATACTAATAATAAGTTATCATTACAAGGACAAgataatatacaaattaaTAGTGAACGTGCTACTGGATCATCGATGacagataaaaataaaaataatattaacaataataataatagtaataataataatggtatatatgaagaaatgGAAAACTTAGAAAGTGGTAGAAGATCATCAATTAATATGTCAGAAAGAAATATTTCATCTAAACAACAAGTTAATAATACATCTCtttttgattatataaaatcattATGGACACATCCACAAAAATGGGAATATTTAATAACAGTTTTTATATGTAGTTCAAGTATGATCAGAtttgattattttattaaaacaaataGATCTTTCTTTATGACTTCTGCATATGATTTAACAACagtattttcattatcaacAGTGTTGTCATTCTTGCCATCACCACTCTTTGGATATATAAGTGGAAAATTAGGTTCTATATATggaatattaattaataatttatttgtattattaacatATGTATGTGTTTTATTTAATCCTATATTCTTCAAATATATGGCTATCTTCttattcttcttcttcatatcATTTGCCTTTTCATGTTTCTACTGTTATGTTGATGAGAAATATTCAAAAGAACATTTTGGAAAATTATGTGGTATTATGTTTGCTGTAAGTGCAATATGTTTGAGTATCAATTTTTATTTGACATATCTAACAGATGTTGTATATGCTAAACTAGGAGAATACAAACACATGCCAGTCACATACGGATTGAATGTCTTGGGTCTTGTTTCATTGATGGgatgtatatatttgaaggtgtcagaaaagaaaaaggcaaaaaattaa